The Topomyia yanbarensis strain Yona2022 chromosome 3, ASM3024719v1, whole genome shotgun sequence nucleotide sequence CCGATTCTTACTTCGGTGTATTTGCGATTGTGCTTCGGTCTGCGTTGTAGTTCCTGAAGATAGTCTCGTGACCACCTCTTCCAAAATTCGCTTCGCATCTTCTGAATGATTTGATATCTGGACAGTGCACTTAGCTTGACGTCGTCTGATTCAGGCTCACGTATGGCAGTTAGCTCTCGGCCTATGAGAATATGCCCAGGGGTTATCGCCTTCAGGTCATTAGGGTCAGCTGATTGAGGAACAAGCGGTTTCGAATTGAGGATGGCTTCAATCTGGGCAACCAAGGTGTTCCACTCATCGTAGGTAAACCTTCCATCGCCGACAACTCGTTTTATGTGATGCTTGGTTGATTTGATACCATCTTCCCAAACGCCACCGAACTCGGGAGACCGCGCCGGAATAAAGTGCCATTTTATTTCTTGAGGTAGACAGTAGTCACTGAGCGCCTGCTTCATATCCCGTTGATTGAACAAGACGTACAGTTCATGCAGTGCCGAGTTCGCCCCGATGAAGTTTGTGGCATTTGGGTAGGAACTCCACGTCTGACCACGAAACGCTTCAGCACGTTGATGAAAGCTTGAGTTGATAGGTCCACTGCCAACTCGATATGGACCGCCTTTGTAACCATGCAAATAAACAACGCAATATAAGTTTTCAGATACACCGGTTTCCGTGGGTTGCCTGTTTTGACGTGAAAAGGCCCACCGTAGTCGATACCAACTCTCGAGAAAACGTCTGATTGTGTCACACGAAACTTTGATAAGTCTCCCATGTAACGCTTGATTTCCGGTGGATTTGTTTTGAAGCAGCGAATGCACCTTTTGAGATGCTTCTGGATCACATTCCGTCCATCAACGATCCAAAATCGCTGTCGAAGCGCCGATAACAAACCGCTGGGTCCAATGTGCAGGTACGTTTCATGGAAATCGTTAATGATGATCTTTGTCACATGATGCTTCGGTGGAAGTATAATCGGATGACGCTGTCCAAAGGTTAGATTCGCGTGCTTGATTCTGCCGCCTACATGTAGTATTCCGGATTCGTATATGGGATTCAGCGAGCGCAAATCTCCTACATATTTATGGTCCATATTCTGCGTAGTGTTGTACCTCTGTATCTGCTTGATATCCTCAGCGTAATATTGTCGCTGCACCAGGCTGACGATCATGTCAAGACTTTCTTCAACCGTAGGTAATACTTCATTGTCATTCGCTGTTCGTATCCCCTTCGTTTTTCTAATGAATCGTGCTACGTATGCCATCACTCTCCTCAGTTTACGAAATGAACTGTACCTTTCCAGAACCGGAAAGTCAATCGATTGACAACTGACTGGAAGCGCAATTGTTTTAACATCTGGTATCAAGATTTCTTCAGTAAACACAAACTCTTTGTAGGTAGCGGTACGCGAAAATGATGGACCATGCCACCAGACATCATTGTGCATTAGTTCTCCCGGTAGGACACCTCTCGACACCATATTCGCAGGATTCAAAGCTGACCGTATATATTTGAATTCATAACCCTTTGTAGATCGTTGTATTTCAGCTACACGGTTGGCAACAAAAGTATTGAGTTCGTGTGGTGATTTTTTTAGCCAACAAAGGACGATTTGGGAATCCGTCCACAGAACGATGTTGTTGAAATCCAGTTTAAGTGCCGATGACCGAGACATCAGCAGGAATGCGTATAACTCCAAGCGGGGAACCGTCTGATTAGGAGCTACCTTAGATTTGCTCGTCAGTAAATGCACTTCTACGTTGCCGTTTGAACAAATTGAACGTATATACACACACGTACCGTAGGCTGCCATCGGAGTAAGCGTGAAGTTCGATAGCGATTCTGTTGTCCGTCAGCACGTAACGATTGATAGTCATTCCAGCAGTTGCAATAAGACTCGCGATGAAATTAACCCAATTGTTTCGTTGTTCTATTGGTACTTCTTCATCCCAGTCGATTTTTAATTTCCACAGTTCACGCATGAGAAGTTTGGAGACTAATGTGGCCGGTGCAAGTAGCCCGAGAGGatcataaatttttgacatCTCTGACAGAATATGTCGCTTTGTTATCGCAGTTTGCGCTTGAATCGGGTTTATCCTGAAAGCTAATTCGTCCGACGACGGATTCCAAAGCAGCCCTAGTGTTTTGATAACGTCATTTGCTCCACTTATTTCCAAAGTTGATTGCTTCTCTCGTAGCTCGTCGGGAATTGATTCCAAAAACTCACTTGTGTAGCTGGAAGCCGCCGCTGTCTTATAGCTGTGTCAATTGCTCAGCAGCAGTTTGAATTTCGTTCACTGAATCGCCTCCGAACAAAACATCATCCACGTAAAAATCTTTGACCACAATCGCAGCAGCCAGTGGAAATTTAGATCCCCCGTCAGCAGTTAATTGATTCAGAGTGCGTGTGGCTGCAAACGGTGCTGACGTTTTACCATATGTCACAGTTGTCAGAGCATATGTTTGAAGTGAATCCGTAGGATGCTTTCGCCAAATGATCCTCTGGAATTTCTTGTCGTCGTCATGAATCCTGATTTGGCGATACATTTTGGATATGTCGCTTGAGAAGACGCATCGGGATCCGGAACCGCATCACGATGTTCAGCAACGAATCTTGCACAGCCGGTCCGATCATAAGCAGATCGTTTAGCGACACGCCAGAAGACGATTTCGCCGATGCGTCGAAAACCGTTCGTAGTTTGGTAGAAGAAGAAGTAGGTTTCAGAATGGCGTGGTGAGGTAAATAGAAGTTTGGGCTGCTACTCACCTCTGACTCAGGCGTTTCCTTACAGTGGTTCCGTATGTATTTCTCCATAAAGAAATCATATTGTTCTTTCAGCTCCGAATTGGTTGCCAGGCGTCTTTCAAGGTGTCCAAACCTTTGGAGCACCTGCTGGCGTGAGTCGCCAAGCTGGTCAGTGGTGTTACGGAAGGGTAATCTGACCACATATCGGCCGGAGATGTCCCGGGTAGTTGTTTGATGGTAATGTTGTTCACATAACTCCTCTTCACTCGACAGCTTCGTTGATAGTGGAACTTCTTCCAACTCCCAGAAACGTTGAATTAACTGTTCGAGTTGATGATCAGGATCGGAAAGCGCTGTGTGGCAGCCTTTGTATTGACGGTATGGTGAATGTCCGGTAACACTACCCATCCAAGTGTCGTCTCTTGAAGGACCAGTAATTTATCGCCGAGCTGTATTTGCCCAGTCCTCAGTATGTGGAAAAACAGTTGTGCACCAATTAGGAGATCGATGCGCTGGGGCTTGTAAAAGTTTGGATCTGCTAACAAAACTCCATCCGGAATAATGCAGTCGGATACGTTGAGCTTGCTTGCTGGAAGAATGTTAGCAATCCGAGGAACGACGAGACATTCGATTTGTTGTATATATCCGTTGATACGTGAGCCAAACTGAACAGCTAACATGTGTTTGACAGGCGTTTCCTTGCCGTTGATACCGACGACACTGATGGAACATCGATTTCGACTAATACCAAGGAGACTAGCCATTGCCTCAGTAATCAGGTGCAGCTGCGATCCGGAATCAAGTAAAACACGGCACAGCTTGTTCTGTCCATGTACATCGAGTATGTTCACGATCGCTGTTGATAGCAGCACTGCTTCTTGTTCGTTAGTACTTGTGGCGCAGTTAAGGGTTACTACGTTACTCGTATTTGTCGAAGCTTTGCCGGTTTCGGTAGACTGAACATCAGTAGTCTTGCATGTATCATCACTCGGTTTCGGGATGTCAATGTGTAGAACCGTGTGATGTCGTTTGTTGCAGTCACGACAAGAGTGCTTTGATGAACATTTTGCTGTCATGTGCCCTTTTCTCAGACAATTGTAACATACGCCAGCTTGTTTGGCTTTGGCGTTTCTGTCGGTAGCAGAAAGTTTGAGAAGCTCTTCACACTGATGGTTGAAGTGCGCCTTCTCGCAGAACACGCATTTTGTTGCGCTTGTCACCGTAATCGTCGTAGATTTTGTCTGTAACTTCTGAGCGTGCACTGGCGCGCTAGGTTTTTGTTTAACCTTCTGCTGACTGGCCTCTACCCGTTCGAGAACTTGAGTGTGTTTTTCCAGGAAGGAAATCGTATCAGCGTATGTGGGAATCACACTGTGCTTGTTTGTAGCTTTCCACAtctttttttgtttcgaaatcGAGTCGAGAGGCAATCACATTTACCAACAGAATGTCTGAGAGGCCTAGTGCATCGTACCCGTTGTATCTGAGCGAATCGATATGCCTTACGCATTCTTCGATTAGTTCTCTCAACTGCTTACCACTTTCTTGAGTCATCGGTTTGAGCTGAAGCAACCGAGATGCATGAATGTCTACGATTTTCCGTTTATCTTCGTATCGTTGCTGGAGAAAGTTCCATGCACCGTCAAAATTGTTTGCGTTGATAAACTGTTGGTTAATCGCACCGGCCGCTTCCCCGATTAGACACTATGGTATAATAGTGGTATAACCTTGTAACAGCATCCTCGGACGGACACTTCTTCATAATATCTAGAAACATCGACTTAAATTTGAACCAATGCTCTGGTTTCCCGTCGAACATGGGTAGCGGTGTATGTGGTAACACGGACTGTTGTACTCGAATCTGTGGCGCATTGGATACCAGCTGTAGACCGGAATGCACCTGTAGCTCCTGTTTTTTGTGTCTATCCAACTGCCTGCATACTTCCGCTCGCACTTCCGTGTACAATTGTTCGAACTCAAAATACTCCTGTTCTTCTTCCTCCTGCTTGTGTGGCATAGCAGCAAACAACTTTGCTTGGCAATCGTTCATGTCGAGGTACGCAGCATCAATCGTACGTAGAAATGTATCCAGCACATATTCGTCGACAGCAATCTCATCTGCTTTGATGAGGTTTGTTTTGATGCGTGCGATCTTCGCCTTAGTGAATTCGCACCGTCGATGAAGTGCTTGTAGCTCTTCCGCCATTTTCTTTCGTCGCTCTGCCTCGGCCTTCACCACTTTCTGCTGCCTTACTGAAGGAAGTATGGGAATTTTCGAGCTGCGACGGGTGTTTACCGGCATCGAAATTACCAACGAAAACGATCGATTTTTCGCGTTATTCCATATCCGTAGTTCGAAGGACCAAATTATGTACGGTTTCGGAATAGAATTGGTTTAATGGACTGTAAATTAATTGGAGAAAAGAAACGTGTTTATTTTGGTTTAATAATCAAaccaaaataattaatttaatgTTAATTTCGCGACGAACGGCGTACGAATCCCTTTTTGTTCCAGGGTTGCCAAATGATATAAAAATACATATGTTATCAAAAATATACAAGATAGGGTAATAATAGGATTTTGAAATAACCGTTACATCCGTTATCCGTTACATTTTCTGTTTGTTGCAAACaaaactttaaattttaatattttaccgGAAAAGATATCAATCTTGGCGGACCCCTACAAGGGTTTTCCACGGCCCCttgggtccgcggaccccaggttgagaatcactggtgtagtggatcgcctggtggtcgctatgtgtgTATTGCTCACTAATTcgcaatttcgaaaaaaaaaaaactataacaaccggcgttcgtaCGACTAATGGGTCGGTTAGTGAGTCCAGCATCCGACTGTACTGCTCTGGCGTCCACCGTAGGGGAGCATAAAAGCTACATATGAGAAGCCATCGAGTGTGCTATTCACCATctcttggacagggaaaccgcccatcatTTAGTTGGATTGCCGCCATTCCTGCACCATCATCCAGTTAATCGAGAGGAACACGATGCAGCGCCGCAaatgcaacgtcgcacttcgtttctgttgttgactgccacaacagttgtgCAATGTCGCAATAATTGAGATAAATGTCTTCGTTTTTCTATACTATGGAcataagaagcctcccgtcatgtTGTCCTTTCCGACCTCTTTTGTGCAGAGCAtgcacttcggttgctttgtgcagtttctagcaatgtgtcccttctaTACACATTTTCTGCATACATCAGATTTGTCCGTATGTAGGAATATAAGCCTAAtattacaataatttaaaaaataaaattttggttttcaaaaatgtcaaaatgtttttcagtgtatatttttttcgcaaaCAGGGGTCATTTTCTTAAAACACATTTTCGGATAGTTTAATTGTACAAATAAGGACCATGCAAAAACTCATACGTCCCTCCAAAAAATGCTTTTGTGTAAAATGCGCCACTTGAAAACATGGTGATTCATAAACCAAATATAACTGCAAAGTTTCTGCTTTCTAATCGAATCCCTTAACATAGATTTGTCTGCTAGGCAGATTGCGATCAAAACAAGAAAAAGCCTTCCATAAAATTAAGTAGCTTTAATATCCACTATATACCTAGTTAACACGTTGATCATACCTACAATTTTATTGCATATTTCGTCTAGCAAACTCGTCTGCCTCCTTCAGAGCCAGTTCAAGCAACGCCTCAAACTGCAGCGTTTTAACCTTTCTGCTTCGCATGTTACAAACCTCGGCAATATTCTGACCTCTGGGTGCAGCAACACTAGATTTGAAcacttttccaaccactttgaGCCATTTTTGCGCATCGAACCGCTCGCTAACACACCCGGCTGGCACGGTTGCTCTTGCCTTTACCTGATCGTCCGTAATGCTAACTATCAAGATCGGCCGATCCGGGAAATATCGCGTTGCTTTGCTTAACTGAACCTCTTCAAGAATGAGAGAACTCTCCAGAAAATGTACCACAAATGGGTACTTCTCCAATGGTTTTTCCTGTAAAAGGTTCTTCATTTCCATATCAATAAATTCGCGAAGCGATTCGCGTGTGTGATCTTTCAACCGTTTGTACAAATCTTGAATGACGTCCAGGCAACGTTGCCGAACTCCGTACGGTAGGTTGATGTTGTTCTCCGAGCCTACGAGTAGTACATTCTTTAACCGTTGCATACGGGTTTCGACGTTTGCCGTTTTTTTGATTAGCTGTTTGTCCATATCATGCTTCAGTTGATTGACATCGTCGGAAATCTGTTGTCCTAGCTGATGAGCTTTGATGGCCGATTGCCCAGCAATTGCCTGAAAAGCGTAGCAGCCTGGCTTAGTTTGCGTAACGTTGATGATGCAAAAATCCAGCAGTTCGCCGGTAAACTGAGCGTGCGTGCCGCAGCAAAATTCGGTTGAAATCGAGGATCCAATATCCACAAGCCGAAGACCACGCTCGGGGTATACTTCACCTGGGATTATAGTGACCTGCAGTTCAAAAATGGTGATAATAAAACAATTATCTACTCAATAAAAAAGCTTACCCGATCCAAATCAACATCGCCAGCATTGCAAATGCGAGTTGTTATTGTTTCATTTTGAAGAATAACTTGCCGAATTAGCTCTTCGATGGCATCTACATCCACGGTTTCGACTGAAGCACCACATATTGCCAGCTCTAGTTTGAGTCCTTTGTCGCCAACAAAACTGCTTCTCTGGCAAATTGGAACTGCTAGCACTTTTCTGACGATAGCGTTCAGCAAATGTGTTGCCGTGTGATGTACTATGTTAGAGCTTCGCCTGATAGGATCCACTGCTAAGATGATTTCATCTCCGACAGACAGTGCTCGACCATCGTCGATGGTGTGCAGTACAAATCCTTGGTGTTCAGTAACGTTTTTCACTTCGTATTGAGTGGAAGCATCGTTCGCCTTCCACAGTCGTCCCTTGTCACTTTGTTGTCCCCCGGATTCGTAGTAAAGGTTGCTTTTCTCGGTAATAACATGACACAGTCCATTGTCGGTCGTAAACATTGAGGTAATCTTGGTTTTCAGTTGAGGAATTTCGTACATTTGTTTGTCCTTGCTGTACACATAGTTGTATTTATACTCGTTGCGAGTAGGGCAATTTTGTTTTTCGTTTAAATCATGCTTTAAACTATAAGAAGCATTCAAATTTTCTTGCATTCGGGCGGCCAACTCAAGCTTGGCTCCGTCTTTTAGGCGTTTGGAATAACTCTCGTACCCCGCCAAATTCAACTCCATTCGTTCGTGTTGAGTAATCCTAACCAGCAAGTCCTCGTCTAAACCATAGGTATCATACATCTTATGTATCTGCTCTCCATTGAGACCAACAACTCGTTCTTTTGTTTTCAGTCTATGAATCTCTTTCAATGCGTGTGGCAAACCGGGATGATCGATTATATCGGACTCATCGAGGTAGGAAAGTTGCTTTAACAGTGTACGTGATTCGCTACGCATGTTAGAACAAAGTTTTTGGTAAGACTGCTCTTCATGCTGAATGATTTGTTGCGTTTCCGTTTGCTTCCTTCCCATTTCGGGATATGTGTCTCCCAAACGCTCTACCACGACGGGAACTAGTTGACGTACGAGGGTCGGGCAACCAAAGATACGTTCCGAAAGTGAAATCGAGCGACGCACGATGCGACGTAGCTTGTGACTGCAATAAGCGAGGTGTGAAATATTAAGTATGTGAGAGTATATAGAACTAAAATATGTTTTACTTTAACGCTGGAAACATTCCATCCGATAAACATGCCGTAATCATTCTTGAGTGATCAGCTACTATTCGATAAGCTATGTCTAGTTTGTACTGTTCATCGTTGACATCGAATGTTCCTTGATATTTCCGTTTTTTTGAGACCTAAAAATAGTATTTCCGTGGTAGGTTATTCAATCTTCAAATATTATTGGGCATATTACCTTGTGGATGTGTTCAATGATCGGTATAAACAAATCGGTATCATAATTGCTGCTTTTCCGCTGCAGATGCGCCACTAATCGCTCGAAACCTAGGCCAGTATCAACATGATGCTGAGGTAGATCACTTATCTGCCCATTCTGAAGACTCCTGTTGTACTGTACAAACACCAAATTCCACACCTCTGTCAAGTCTGGTGTATCACCATTAACTAGACGTTTCCGTGTAGCTGTATCTAGAAATCGATCGGAATGATCAATATGGATTTCCGTGCATGGACCACATGGACCGGAACTGCCCATCTCCCAAAAATTTTCCCGTGCACCGAAGGGTAGAATTCGTTCTTCTGGAACTCTGTAAAACAGTTTCtgaaaattatataaaaaaaatgattgcaTGTATAACCAACCCTAAATGCCTCCAAATATCTTTGCATTCCAAATCCGCTGGCAATCTCATCGCTTCGTCGCCCGCAAAATATGTAACATACAAGCGCCTGCTGTCGATTCCGTAGCCGTCTCGCAAAAGTCGCCAAGCCATATCACATGCCTCCGATTTGAAGTAATCTCCAAATGACCAGTTACCTAGCATCTCGAAAAATGTGTGATGATAACCGTCACTCCCGACGACGTTGATATCGTTATGCTTTCCACCAACGCGAACACATTTCTGAGAATTGGCCGCTCTCCGACAGGGTGCTTCTGCCGTACCCAGAAACACAtttttaaattgattcattCCGGCATTCACGAATGCAATGGTTGGGTCACTAAACGGAACAACTGAACTGGACCGTACAAATTGATGGTCATTTTCATTAatgaaaaaatctaaaaatcgcTGTCGAATCTCTTTGGAACTAGGACACCGGGTACCGGAACTActaaaatattgttttaaaacgCTGACTGGTCGTGGCGCACGCAGCAAGGGATGGGACATTATTACTTCACGCGAGTTGAATAATTTTGCTGTTAATTTCTTCCAAATTTCGTTCACAAATATATCGCGCAAGTAAGGGATATGAAAAACACCGGTCACGCAAGTTTGTTTACACTTGGACGTTTGCTTGCTCCGTACCGTCAGATGTAGGGGTGCTCAAAAATGTTATCAATTTCAACAGGGCTGTATTTGAGGaatccctgtcaaaaaaatgcggacgaacatggtcaggcgatttaaacagtttgacatTTAACTCAAcccgcctgtgctaattgcacctaggaacaaatgcaatttgcgaatgcgatttcaagaccatttttaacacttagacaaattttctggcggctgaaaaggacttgattgtatttgcgtttttcaaacatggcggttcatgtttggcttaagcttaaaattgtttttttaaacgattggggtgttctcgcttgtattttgtttgtctagtgcacttcatttagccaacaaaTGTGGGAAATTGCGGAATCatgtgtaaatatagtggaacaagatatctgacccaaactcttaataaaagtcagattgtgataagtttctgtgtgcaatgccaatttaaccattgattcttcctataatttggtggtgattacctggtgtagtgataagtttatgtgagtagataatgaatccgaaaataagtaatatttgtaattttcatattaggcaattaagggcggtTAAATGGCGTGTTCtctgggcgatttaagggcgggtagagcggctaaaaaatgacggcggcaaatcgcccaaatgttgcatttgaaatagccccctgattgccagcaatttgctggcaaattgaagtgcaattagcgcatccgagtggGTAAATAGCCCCctgttagccagcaacttgccctttttgactgggatggAGAACCATTGGTATGCTTACtataaacactcatagtaatagactcgcggatataaaaatcgcaaaactggcaactagaaaaacaagcatgttaaactggcatcacccaaaaatgtgcaagctcgaacgtgctcgactgtattcgatcatctgtttttatcaaaataatttttcaagtggttcaatatatgaatcaaaagagaagttatatgtttggtactgagcaacaagaaattgataaaagaaagaaacaaatccaatttcttcagaaacacaaagttgatgaaaaagagcataagtaaaatgctttttatgtagttatattgaacacaataaatatctttctaaataacattgtgaaatactaatacgaacacaaaaagtgaagcctactgtgaataacaaaatatatttttttaactaaaatcgcaatacttgttctgcttgtttgcattgaatgacgtcatgctcgtttggctccggattttgacagttcgtttggctcgataaaagtaccttcgctggtctattactatgagtgtctataaTGCTTACGTTGAAAAGACGTAAAACTGGCGTTTTgggagaaaattttaaaaattctaattttaaaattttttttaggaCAGTTACCATATGAATGTGCAGAAACTTAGTGAAAAAATGTCTTCGTTTTCCTTGTGTTCTGGCCAtaaagaacagacgtccatttcGAGTAAAGAATAAAAAAGATCTGTTCATACACTgataaaaatccaaacgttaattctatttgcttcaaaccacttaaaatccatatgaagaaCAAATGCCAATGTTAtctcgcgcacacataccttccatcacagagaacagacatataagctggaacaaactttcccgaaaaacctgtgtaaacatttaaatgaaaatacgttgaaaatcactatCGCATTCAGGTTTgaatgcgtgagtcaccattgtatccaagtttgcatacaagtcccgtatagcgattgctggccgatcgaagcgccgaccagtggcaagttacTACTTGcagttgtcatttcaaagcgacagtttaaattcttacacaagttgaaaactttacttgtaggGTAAAGACCTAATTTTGGCTCCattagggagggtaccacaCCATTCTATTAATTACGCAGCCTACACTCGTTAAAATGTGCATAAATTGGCGTCAGTATCCTTGCTTAATTCtcaagaaccaatataataacaaaaatgtccTGAAAAAGGGAAACTATTCTGTTTGAGAGCcgcgaaaactcgaatcgaatgctcctattttcgcactaccatctgagctaatgcgttgaacaaagatggcagacgctgctctaactaacggcttcaaatgggtagggcgatAATAGAAATAGGGCGAAAATAATCTCCACACcctatgtcagttctcagtgcttcCATTTATTAActtataaactatgtatgcacacacataagttatatttgcgtattgttatagaatccGGTTTTATGAGCCTtaaagttatgaaatgtgaatgtaagattaatatttcttgtaaatacactcaggtttttttacgcgggggatacgagccgcgtaaatgaaaaccgcgtaaatttcaaaatccgcgtaaatgaaaaccgcgtaaatttcaaaatccgcgtaaatgaaaaccgcgtaaatttcaaaatccgcgtaaatgaaaaccgcgtaaatttcaaaatccgcgtaaatgaaaaccgcataaatttcaaaatccgcgtaaatgaaaaccgcgtaaatttcaaaatccgcgtaaatgaagaccacttaaatttaagaatccgcgataaagggaacctcattgatggataccgcgtaaattccaaaatctgcgtaaatgaaaaccgcgtaaatttcaaaaaccgcgtaaatgaaaaccgcgtaaatttcaaaaaccgcgtaaatgaaaaccgcgtaaatttcaaaatccgcgtaaatggaaaccgcgtaaatttcaaaatccgcgtaaaaaaaaacgcgtaaaaaaataccgcgtaaaaaaaaccgcgtaaaaaaaaaattgagtgtacacacattaggtttatgtgccagcaaatagtgtctatctgcATCCGCTAATTGCACATAtctatgtgtgaaatcaataggcataacgtttacattttttgagtgtaggtAACTGGAATACAAtagtgattcgctggttgggccacagccttgtctaactaacgaatttgattcgctagttggactgactgacaaatgtcaaaaactctccaaaggagatgttggcagtgtgaATGCAtttgttcacatctctaaatattgtcagattgattgtcaaggtaaatttgacacgagattttgacgttcagatgctttttagttggacaatggtccaaccagcaaaggtccaactaaaaagcggtccagttaaaaagtgtccaaccagcgaatcacgattgtatcACACCCAGATGCAACACTGTCGCCAATTCGTTTAGTAGGTGAGTGTGATTTAATTTACTGCTGATCACACCGAGTTATCCAGTTGCGTTGGCATTGTATTGTTTTAACGTTTGAATTGGGTTAGGAGGCGAAGAAACTGTCTCTGGGCTTAAGAGGAGTGCTGTTGTATAAAAAATGCGAGAACTCAGTTTGTGTATTTTATatgtcagatatctcaatagaGATTTCAAAATGACCGACGGTTATgcctatccagctttttacgtgccaaaatggcggtctaaattgttcaattcgcaattggcgat carries:
- the LOC131688002 gene encoding uncharacterized protein LOC131688002, translated to MAEELQALHRRCEFTKAKIARIKTNLIKADEIAVDEYVLDTFLRTIDAAYLDMNDCQAKLFAAMPHKQEEEEQEYFEFEQLYTEVRAEVCRQLDRHKKQELQVHSGLQLVSNAPQIRCLIGEAAGAINQQFINANNFDGAWNFLQQRYEDKRKIVDIHASRLLQLKPMTQESGKQLRELIEECVRHIDSLRYNGYDALGLSDILLMWKATNKHSVIPTYADTISFLEKHTQVLERVEASQQKVKQKPSAPVHAQKLQTKSTTITVTSATKCVFCEKAHFNHQCEELLKLSATDRNAKAKQAGVCYNCLRKGHMTAKCSSKHSCRDCNKRHHTVLHIDIPKPSDDTCKTTDVQSTETGKASTNTSNVVTLNCATSTNEQEAVLLSTAIVNILDVHGQNKLCRVLLDSGSQLHLITEAMASLLGISRNRCSISVVGINGKETPVKHMLAVQFGSRINGYIQQIECLVVPRIANILPASKLNVSDCIIPDGVLLADPNFYKPQRIDLLIGAQLFFHILRTGQIQLGDKLLVLQETTLGWLIQRFWELEEVPLSTKLSSEEELCEQHYHQTTTRDISGRYVVRLPFRNTTDQLGDSRQQVLQRFGHLERRLATNSELKEQYDFFMEKYIRNHCKETPESEVSSSPNFYLPHHAILKPTSSSTKLRTVFDASAKSSSGVSLNDLLMIGPAVQDSLLNIVMRFRIPMRLLKRHIQNVSPNQDS
- the LOC131691015 gene encoding alanine--tRNA ligase, mitochondrial; this translates as MSHPLLRAPRPVSVLKQYFSSSGTRCPSSKEIRQRFLDFFINENDHQFVRSSSVVPFSDPTIAFVNAGMNQFKNVFLGTAEAPCRRAANSQKCVRVGGKHNDINVVGSDGYHHTFFEMLGNWSFGDYFKSEACDMAWRLLRDGYGIDSRRLYVTYFAGDEAMRLPADLECKDIWRHLGVPEERILPFGARENFWEMGSSGPCGPCTEIHIDHSDRFLDTATRKRLVNGDTPDLTEVWNLVFVQYNRSLQNGQISDLPQHHVDTGLGFERLVAHLQRKSSNYDTDLFIPIIEHIHKVSKKRKYQGTFDVNDEQYKLDIAYRIVADHSRMITACLSDGMFPALNHKLRRIVRRSISLSERIFGCPTLVRQLVPVVVERLGDTYPEMGRKQTETQQIIQHEEQSYQKLCSNMRSESRTLLKQLSYLDESDIIDHPGLPHALKEIHRLKTKERVVGLNGEQIHKMYDTYGLDEDLLVRITQHERMELNLAGYESYSKRLKDGAKLELAARMQENLNASYSLKHDLNEKQNCPTRNEYKYNYVYSKDKQMYEIPQLKTKITSMFTTDNGLCHVITEKSNLYYESGGQQSDKGRLWKANDASTQYEVKNVTEHQGFVLHTIDDGRALSVGDEIILAVDPIRRSSNIVHHTATHLLNAIVRKVLAVPICQRSSFVGDKGLKLELAICGASVETVDVDAIEELIRQVILQNETITTRICNAGDVDLDRVTIIPGEVYPERGLRLVDIGSSISTEFCCGTHAQFTGELLDFCIINVTQTKPGCYAFQAIAGQSAIKAHQLGQQISDDVNQLKHDMDKQLIKKTANVETRMQRLKNVLLVGSENNINLPYGVRQRCLDVIQDLYKRLKDHTRESLREFIDMEMKNLLQEKPLEKYPFVVHFLESSLILEEVQLSKATRYFPDRPILIVSITDDQVKARATVPAGCVSERFDAQKWLKVVGKVFKSSVAAPRGQNIAEVCNMRSRKVKTLQFEALLELALKEADEFARRNMQ
- the LOC131688001 gene encoding uncharacterized protein LOC131688001 encodes the protein MVSRGVLPGELMHNDVWWHGPSFSRTATYKEFVFTEEILIPDVKTIALPVSCQSIDFPVLERYSSFRKLRRVMAYVARFIRKTKGIRTANDNEVLPTVEESLDMIVSLVQRQYYAEDIKQIQRYNTTQNMDHKYVGDLRSLNPIYESGILHVGGRIKHANLTFGQRHPIILPPKHHVTKIIINDFHETYLHIGPSGLLSALRQRFWIVDGRNVIQKHLKRCIRCFKTNPPEIKRYMGDLSKFRVTQSDVFSRVGIDYGGPYRVGSGPINSSFHQRAEAFRGQTWSSYPNATNFIGANSALHELYVLFNQRDMKQALSDYCLPQEIKWHFIPARSPEFGGVWEDGIKSTKHHIKRVVGDGRFTYDEWNTLVAQIEAILNSKPLVPQSADPNDLKAITPGHILIGRELTAIREPESDDVKLSALSRYQIIQKMRSEFWKRWSRDYLQELQRRPKHNRKYTEVRIGDLVVLKEENMPPQQWRLSRVVSVHPGSDGIIRAVMVKTNSGVFSRTTAKLAVLPLDA